One genomic region from Saprospiraceae bacterium encodes:
- a CDS encoding ATP-binding protein has product MLKRQLETYLKHQASQFKALAVLGPRQSGKTTLVKACFPDKPYISLENPVNRNFAATDPVQFLKSYPEGVILDEVQRVPELMSWLQQEIDESNQKARYILTGSNNLLLQESITQTLAGRIAITELSPFSQVELYQNKIDLKSVDESIWYGGYPPIIADNIPPNDWFPSYIRTYIERDVRMIKNINDLFQFERFVAVCAGRIGQEINFLNIGNALGLDQKTVKSWIGVLQSSYIAWLLPPWMNNYDKRIIKSPKLYFYDTGLACALLNITKPSDVKFHFLKGALFENMILNEYHKSFTNKGQKPNLHFWREISGTEIDLILNQEPIEIKSSETIASDWLANINYWTKLTGLAKDKGKIIYGGEQTQLRSNGLILGWVDLVKKLAGE; this is encoded by the coding sequence ATGTTAAAAAGGCAATTAGAAACCTATTTAAAGCATCAGGCTAGCCAATTTAAAGCTCTGGCTGTACTTGGCCCAAGACAAAGTGGCAAAACTACCTTAGTAAAAGCCTGCTTTCCGGACAAACCATATATATCTCTTGAAAATCCCGTCAATCGAAATTTTGCTGCCACTGACCCCGTTCAATTCCTAAAGTCATACCCTGAGGGAGTAATTCTGGATGAAGTACAGCGGGTACCGGAACTTATGTCCTGGCTTCAACAAGAGATAGATGAATCTAATCAAAAAGCAAGGTATATCCTTACCGGGTCAAATAATTTATTGTTACAAGAGTCAATCACCCAAACTCTGGCAGGCAGAATAGCTATTACAGAACTATCTCCGTTTTCTCAGGTAGAACTATATCAAAATAAGATTGATTTAAAGTCTGTCGATGAAAGCATCTGGTATGGCGGATACCCTCCAATCATAGCGGATAATATACCACCCAATGATTGGTTTCCATCCTATATCAGGACCTATATCGAACGAGATGTCAGAATGATTAAAAACATCAATGATCTATTCCAATTCGAAAGATTTGTAGCCGTCTGTGCAGGCAGGATCGGTCAGGAAATCAATTTTCTAAATATTGGTAATGCACTTGGCCTGGATCAAAAAACAGTAAAGTCGTGGATAGGTGTCTTACAATCATCATATATAGCCTGGCTGCTTCCTCCCTGGATGAATAATTATGATAAAAGAATCATCAAATCGCCAAAACTATACTTTTATGATACCGGACTAGCCTGCGCACTACTCAATATCACCAAGCCATCAGATGTAAAATTTCATTTTTTGAAAGGGGCCCTATTTGAAAACATGATCCTGAATGAATATCATAAATCATTCACGAATAAAGGCCAAAAGCCAAATCTTCATTTTTGGCGGGAAATATCGGGAACAGAAATAGACCTAATCCTCAACCAGGAACCGATTGAGATAAAAAGCAGCGAAACCATAGCGAGTGACTGGCTTGCAAATATCAATTATTGGACAAAACTGACAGGCCTGGCTAAGGATAAAGGGAAGATAATTTATGGAGGTGAACAAACTCAACTACGATCTAATGGACTAATACTTGGTTGGGTTGATTTGGTAAAGAAATTGGCTGGGGAATAA
- a CDS encoding IS5 family transposase gives MKTNSKKGKLKRISRNPDLFEHQDRIEKLKNQNNSLVKLNRYIDWSFFGKEIDNQLPTVDYSKGGRPPISRELMFKVLVLQHMFNLSDDGIEYQILDRNSFMEFLGLKTYKDIPDAKTIWLVRDQLNKLGILDDLFVKFVDQLVAKGIVLNKGTITDATIIETPKQRNTKDENAKIKEDKGDTLWADDEHKKSQKDIDARWLQKDGQNYFGYKYHVVVDAKSKLIVDFEVTPANEHDSQLMTEFIDRNPDVDVMYADSAYISPIISEKLAQHGIKNNIHIKGKRNTPLTKSQFNSNKMKSKIRARVEHVFGMITKGMGGLMFQVRSLVRVTAKITLMNLTYNIKRIVHLIEANGGAMPSFK, from the coding sequence ATGAAGACAAATTCAAAAAAAGGCAAGCTGAAAAGAATTTCGCGCAATCCAGATCTATTTGAACATCAAGATCGGATAGAGAAATTAAAAAACCAAAATAACAGTTTGGTGAAACTGAATAGGTATATTGATTGGTCCTTTTTCGGAAAAGAGATTGATAATCAACTACCTACGGTTGACTATAGTAAGGGTGGAAGACCGCCAATTAGTAGGGAATTAATGTTTAAAGTATTGGTGTTGCAACATATGTTCAATTTATCAGATGATGGAATTGAATATCAAATATTAGATCGAAATTCATTCATGGAATTTTTAGGATTAAAAACATATAAGGATATACCGGATGCAAAGACAATTTGGTTAGTAAGAGATCAACTAAATAAGCTTGGCATATTGGATGATCTATTCGTAAAATTTGTTGATCAATTGGTGGCAAAAGGTATAGTATTGAATAAGGGCACGATAACAGATGCTACAATAATCGAAACCCCAAAGCAGCGGAATACTAAGGACGAAAACGCTAAAATCAAAGAAGATAAAGGAGATACACTGTGGGCAGATGACGAACATAAAAAATCTCAAAAGGATATTGATGCGAGGTGGCTCCAAAAAGATGGACAAAACTATTTTGGATATAAGTACCATGTTGTAGTTGATGCCAAAAGCAAACTGATAGTTGACTTTGAAGTAACGCCGGCAAATGAACATGACTCCCAGTTGATGACCGAATTTATAGATAGAAATCCTGATGTAGATGTGATGTATGCTGACAGCGCGTATATATCTCCTATTATTTCAGAAAAACTAGCTCAACATGGAATAAAAAATAACATTCACATAAAAGGAAAGAGGAACACCCCATTGACAAAATCACAATTTAATTCCAACAAAATGAAATCCAAAATTAGAGCTAGAGTGGAACATGTATTTGGAATGATTACCAAAGGCATGGGAGGCCTAATGTTTCAAGTAAGAAGCTTAGTGAGAGTAACGGCTAAAATAACATTGATGAATTTGACTTACAATATTAAACGGATAGTACATTTAATAGAAGCCAATGGCGGAGCTATGCCTAGTTTTAAATAA
- a CDS encoding aminopeptidase, translating into MISGHADLGDEVLQGFYEYRCPCFGEAAIGMNPFIQVPSINILFDEKMAGTVHVAIGQSYYQCGGKNESSIHLDFIADMKEGEIWADGVKIYEHGRIVA; encoded by the coding sequence ATCATATCAGGCCATGCCGACCTTGGAGACGAAGTCCTTCAGGGATTCTATGAGTACCGGTGCCCGTGTTTTGGCGAGGCAGCCATTGGCATGAACCCCTTCATCCAGGTACCTAGCATAAATATTTTGTTTGACGAGAAAATGGCCGGCACGGTCCATGTGGCTATTGGCCAATCATACTATCAGTGCGGAGGCAAAAACGAAAGCAGTATCCATCTCGATTTTATAGCCGATATGAAAGAAGGGGAGATCTGGGCTGATGGAGTCAAAATATATGAGCATGGCAGGATTGTCGCATGA
- a CDS encoding DUF2807 domain-containing protein: protein MKTKSLLFALATILMLGSCQKDLGEFVTVTIPTASFDQLRHDASVDIVLSQGPGRLVEFEGYDLVLNELSFDVNNGKLTIRQHGLYGWSGKSTIYITVPDLSLIDLASSGDIYGDNRFKPKGSLEVRSRASGDIDLYLDVPDLYTSVQGSGEIRLRGYADHHEIELDGSGRLYAFGLQTYRTRITQFASGDAELNATNSLYVRLRGSGDIFFIGNPFVDHFITGSGRLINAN from the coding sequence ATGAAAACTAAATCTTTGTTATTCGCTTTGGCCACCATCCTGATGCTAGGATCCTGCCAAAAAGACCTTGGAGAATTTGTAACTGTAACGATACCAACTGCCTCGTTTGACCAACTTCGTCACGACGCTTCTGTAGACATAGTCTTGTCACAGGGGCCAGGACGGTTAGTGGAGTTTGAAGGCTATGATCTGGTATTAAATGAATTATCATTTGATGTCAATAATGGCAAACTGACCATTCGTCAACATGGGCTATATGGATGGTCTGGTAAGTCTACTATATACATAACAGTGCCTGATCTGAGTTTGATCGATTTGGCCTCTTCCGGGGACATCTATGGTGATAATCGGTTTAAACCCAAAGGTTCGCTGGAGGTCAGGTCCAGGGCCAGTGGTGACATAGACTTATACCTGGATGTGCCTGATTTATACACCTCAGTGCAAGGTTCAGGGGAGATTCGGCTCAGAGGGTATGCCGATCATCATGAGATAGAGCTGGATGGGTCTGGGCGTCTTTATGCCTTTGGCTTGCAGACTTATAGAACCAGGATCACCCAGTTTGCCAGTGGCGATGCCGAGTTGAATGCTACCAATAGCTTATATGTAAGATTGAGGGGATCAGGCGATATCTTTTTTATTGGCAATCCTTTTGTAGACCATTTTATCACTGGTAGTGGTCGATTGATCAATGCCAATTAA
- the rpsA gene encoding 30S ribosomal protein S1 → MLEEKDDVQDLDENLTPSEEETPLMTNDLLQEDEAVEPEPTDDLELVLEPVMVEEGSAHDDFNWSAGNRNTRYYNPEERTAYLNQYSTTLTTLGDHEIIKGKVSSMHGGDVVLDINFKSDGLIPYDEFKDMGDLKVGDFVDVYVETQENAKGQLVLSRKKAKLFKAWETLVDSFNNGTIIKGTVISKTKGGLIVDANGLETFLPGSQIDIKPITDYDQYVGKTMEFKVVKINETIKNAVISHKALIESDLAEQRDAIISGLEKGQVLEGVVKNITDFGAFMDLGGVDGLLYITDISWGRVNHPNEVLEMNQKVNVVVLDFDENKKRISLGLKQLQPHPWDVLGETVKEGDIIKGKIVNIEDYGAFLEINPGIEGLIHVSEVSWSNQPVNAREFFQMGQEFDAKVVTIDKDERKMSLSLKQMTQDPWTKIEEIFPLNSRHSGVVKNLTPYGVFVELSDGIGGMIHISDLSWTKRFSHPSEFVAIGDNIDVAVIDIDKENRKLSLGHKQVEENPWDTFENVFPVGSYHEATVIRKDDKGGAIVQLPYGLEAYAPQKHIKKDNGAYAELESTLTVKVIEFNRDDKRILVSHSRYLEDIKKEANKSLKSGDESEESEKKAVAKATKTLNTKSEKTTLGELAGFTALQEQLKNSNIPAVETTVEPAAELTVEPTMESAGETVIESANEPTTEEKSSDESAEEK, encoded by the coding sequence ATGCTGGAAGAAAAAGATGATGTCCAGGATCTGGATGAAAATTTAACCCCGTCTGAAGAGGAGACGCCTCTGATGACCAATGACTTATTGCAAGAAGATGAGGCCGTTGAACCTGAGCCAACTGATGATCTGGAGCTAGTGTTAGAACCAGTGATGGTAGAGGAAGGTTCTGCCCATGATGATTTTAACTGGTCTGCCGGCAATAGAAATACAAGATATTATAACCCAGAAGAAAGGACTGCTTATCTAAATCAATACTCAACTACCCTTACTACTTTAGGGGATCATGAAATAATCAAAGGAAAAGTTTCTTCCATGCATGGTGGAGATGTAGTACTTGACATCAATTTTAAGTCTGACGGTCTTATCCCTTACGATGAGTTTAAAGACATGGGTGATCTTAAAGTAGGTGATTTTGTAGATGTATATGTAGAGACTCAGGAAAATGCAAAAGGTCAGTTGGTTCTTTCTAGAAAAAAAGCCAAACTTTTTAAAGCATGGGAGACCCTGGTTGATTCATTCAATAATGGTACCATCATTAAAGGTACCGTGATCTCTAAAACTAAAGGTGGCCTTATCGTAGATGCCAACGGCTTGGAAACGTTTTTGCCAGGCTCTCAAATAGATATAAAGCCCATCACTGACTACGATCAATATGTAGGCAAGACGATGGAGTTCAAAGTAGTCAAGATCAACGAAACCATTAAAAATGCAGTGATTTCCCACAAAGCATTAATAGAAAGTGATCTCGCTGAGCAGCGTGATGCCATCATCTCCGGATTGGAGAAAGGTCAGGTGTTAGAAGGTGTAGTAAAAAATATCACTGACTTCGGAGCTTTCATGGATTTGGGCGGAGTCGATGGATTATTATATATCACTGACATTTCATGGGGTAGGGTCAATCATCCGAATGAAGTCCTCGAGATGAATCAGAAAGTGAATGTAGTCGTATTGGATTTTGACGAAAACAAAAAAAGAATATCACTTGGCTTAAAACAATTGCAACCGCATCCCTGGGATGTACTGGGTGAGACAGTTAAAGAAGGTGATATCATCAAGGGCAAGATTGTCAATATAGAAGATTACGGAGCATTTTTGGAAATCAATCCTGGTATCGAAGGACTTATCCACGTATCAGAAGTATCCTGGTCAAATCAACCAGTCAATGCGAGAGAGTTTTTCCAAATGGGCCAGGAATTTGATGCCAAAGTAGTGACCATAGATAAAGACGAAAGAAAAATGTCTTTGAGTCTAAAACAGATGACTCAGGATCCTTGGACTAAAATAGAAGAAATATTTCCACTTAATAGCAGACATAGTGGGGTAGTCAAAAACCTTACCCCTTATGGAGTGTTTGTGGAGTTATCAGATGGTATTGGCGGTATGATCCACATCAGTGATCTAAGCTGGACTAAAAGATTTTCTCACCCATCTGAGTTTGTAGCTATTGGCGACAATATAGATGTAGCAGTGATCGATATCGATAAAGAAAACCGAAAACTTTCTTTAGGACATAAACAAGTGGAAGAAAATCCTTGGGATACTTTTGAGAATGTTTTCCCTGTAGGATCTTATCATGAAGCAACGGTAATCCGTAAAGATGATAAAGGTGGAGCCATCGTTCAGTTGCCCTATGGCCTTGAGGCTTACGCACCACAGAAACATATCAAAAAAGATAACGGTGCTTATGCCGAATTAGAAAGCACCCTTACTGTGAAAGTCATAGAGTTTAATAGAGATGATAAGAGGATTTTAGTATCTCATTCTCGATATCTTGAAGACATAAAGAAAGAAGCTAATAAATCTTTGAAATCTGGTGATGAATCAGAAGAATCAGAGAAAAAAGCTGTAGCAAAAGCTACTAAGACATTAAACACTAAGTCAGAGAAGACTACGCTTGGTGAACTTGCAGGTTTTACAGCATTGCAGGAGCAATTGAAGAATAGCAATATTCCTGCTGTTGAGACTACAGTGGAACCAGCAGCAGAATTGACTGTCGAGCCGACTATGGAGTCAGCGGGTGAGACAGTGATAGAGTCAGCAAATGAGCCGACTACAGAGGAGAAATCATCAGACGAAAGCGCTGAAGAAAAATAA
- a CDS encoding IS21 family transposase, with protein sequence MEQLKQILRLHHQGYAIKRIARDLGISKTTIKKYLRSEHIDKDHNMDGSIKRVNPEALQDDTTGYLGNRYGKLIVYFREVEKSSKNVGITRQQLWLEYKETQPDGYNYSQYCFHFGEYTRHKEVVMHLDHDPGAEAMVDFAGKKLSYVDLSTGEVISCQVFIGVLPCSGLMFCKAVPSQNTFDFNDCINAMLKYYGGSPKTILCANLKTAVSRPSRYEPVFTELCYQLGEHYKSCFSATRPYKPRDKAMAERCVQIAYNHIYAPLRHNTYYSLKELNAAIIECLDKLNLKKYKGSSYSRKELYLEVLRIQYLQPSDQRHNLQ encoded by the coding sequence ATGGAACAGTTAAAACAGATACTTCGACTACATCATCAAGGGTATGCAATTAAACGGATAGCAAGAGATCTGGGTATATCTAAGACGACGATCAAAAAATATCTCAGAAGTGAGCATATAGACAAAGATCATAATATGGATGGCTCGATTAAAAGGGTCAATCCTGAGGCTTTGCAGGACGATACTACAGGTTATCTCGGTAATCGATACGGCAAGCTAATTGTTTATTTTAGAGAGGTTGAAAAGAGCTCAAAAAATGTAGGGATTACTCGTCAACAATTATGGCTGGAATACAAAGAAACCCAGCCAGATGGTTATAATTATAGTCAGTACTGTTTTCACTTTGGTGAGTATACCAGGCACAAAGAAGTGGTGATGCATTTGGATCACGATCCTGGTGCGGAAGCTATGGTAGACTTTGCAGGTAAAAAACTTAGTTATGTTGATCTTTCTACAGGAGAAGTCATCAGCTGCCAGGTATTTATTGGCGTATTGCCTTGTAGTGGCTTAATGTTTTGCAAGGCTGTACCAAGTCAAAACACATTTGATTTTAATGATTGTATTAATGCCATGCTGAAGTATTATGGTGGCAGCCCCAAAACGATATTATGCGCTAATTTAAAAACTGCTGTAAGTCGTCCAAGCCGATATGAGCCGGTCTTTACTGAATTATGTTATCAGTTAGGAGAGCATTATAAGTCATGTTTTAGTGCTACTCGTCCTTATAAACCGAGAGACAAGGCGATGGCAGAGCGATGTGTACAAATTGCCTACAATCATATTTATGCACCATTGCGACACAATACTTATTATAGCTTAAAAGAATTGAATGCTGCAATTATAGAATGCTTAGACAAGCTCAATTTAAAAAAATATAAAGGGTCTTCCTATAGTCGAAAAGAATTGTACCTGGAAGTACTGAGAATTCAATACTTACAACCATCAGATCAGAGGCATAATCTCCAATAA
- a CDS encoding 2TM domain-containing protein: MDKKTITYLKAEKRVKEMKSFYRFLFVYVTICCFLMAINFVSDRHEFWSIYPVLGLSLALAFKYARVFGWPGFGKDWEERKFYEEIEKIREREERIQFMLNREKTNSPSSSIDAPRIEPDLDKLELKELRKQWNDSEFV; the protein is encoded by the coding sequence ATGGATAAAAAAACTATAACCTATTTAAAAGCTGAAAAACGAGTAAAGGAAATGAAGTCTTTCTACAGGTTTCTATTTGTTTATGTTACGATCTGCTGCTTTCTCATGGCAATTAACTTTGTCAGCGATCGCCACGAATTCTGGTCTATTTATCCCGTTTTAGGCTTATCCCTGGCCTTGGCATTTAAATACGCTCGGGTATTCGGCTGGCCAGGCTTTGGCAAAGACTGGGAAGAAAGAAAATTTTATGAAGAAATAGAAAAAATAAGAGAGCGGGAAGAACGTATACAATTTATGTTGAACAGGGAAAAAACTAACTCACCCTCCAGTTCGATCGATGCCCCACGCATAGAGCCTGATTTAGATAAACTCGAATTGAAAGAACTAAGAAAACAATGGAATGACTCAGAATTTGTTTAA
- a CDS encoding penicillin acylase family protein: protein MKYIKLMLPFLLTLAWSVFLNNPIVTADETLPALGPFLSPFTGFWHNAYLDDVKFGKINNQFVKNEATVYWDDRLVPHIFAQGEAEAFYVSGYSIASQRLWQMDMLSRSASGRLAEVLGGERLIQRDITQRRLGMMFGAENSLKGWQKDSLNYALLKAYCAGVNDYIHNLSPRDYPVEYKLMGFKPESWTPLKSASIVKYMAQSLCSREADLESTNTRNLLGDSLFNFLYPPYFKEQSPVIPADTKWSFAPLTKDTVTANQFTELRYLYQRENEVPPPGQGSNNWAVSGEKTQSGFPILCNDPHLRLTLPSIWFENHINTPTIDAYGVSVPGIPFILIGFNKNVAWGETNVGQDVADWYQINWTDSSHQSYLIDGEVRKVTTKIEEIRLKNKASIFDTVRYTDWGPVVTEKINDAHHGLAYHWIAHEIPDKFESATFLNLMKAKNYDDYYNALKNYSNPAQNFVFASNGGDIALTVNGNLPIKRIGQGLFVQDGATSANAWHGFIPYEHLPRVKNPPRGFVSSANQHSTDPSYPYYYNGDFENYRGRIINNALSGKNNLTPIDMMQLQNSTFSLKAQETLPLLLSLLDNTTLTSEQSEAVKVLRDWDFSYDSASIGALIFHTWFRSFYKMTLDELYSSKDSSNLLYPESFIIHNLLDPVNSKHKIFDVMSTPQTETAKDIANTSFLFTLNELKFNSKTAQSWGKYLNTKIPHMANLPGFSSEILLTGGTSDVLNAISNGSGPSWRMIVELSKDSPKAHVIFPGGQSGHPGSKYYANMINDWKTGSYQTAKFMGRSSIEGNSRVQSF from the coding sequence ATGAAGTATATCAAATTAATGCTCCCCTTTTTATTGACATTGGCCTGGAGTGTCTTTTTAAATAATCCAATAGTGACTGCTGATGAGACTTTACCGGCTTTAGGTCCTTTTCTGAGCCCATTCACAGGATTTTGGCACAATGCCTATTTAGATGATGTCAAGTTTGGTAAAATCAATAACCAATTTGTAAAAAACGAAGCAACCGTATATTGGGATGACAGATTGGTTCCTCACATCTTCGCTCAAGGCGAAGCAGAAGCTTTTTATGTTTCAGGTTATAGCATAGCATCACAAAGACTTTGGCAGATGGACATGCTTTCAAGGTCAGCCTCTGGCAGACTAGCGGAGGTGCTTGGAGGAGAAAGATTGATTCAAAGAGATATCACTCAGCGCAGGTTAGGCATGATGTTTGGAGCGGAGAATTCTTTAAAAGGTTGGCAAAAAGATTCATTAAACTATGCATTGCTGAAAGCATATTGCGCTGGAGTCAATGATTATATCCACAATTTATCACCCAGAGATTATCCTGTCGAATACAAATTGATGGGATTTAAACCCGAATCCTGGACACCTTTGAAATCGGCTTCAATAGTCAAATATATGGCACAATCTTTATGCAGCCGCGAAGCTGATTTGGAATCTACCAATACCAGAAATTTATTGGGTGATAGTCTCTTCAATTTTTTATATCCTCCTTATTTCAAAGAGCAGAGTCCAGTTATTCCTGCAGATACTAAATGGAGTTTTGCACCTTTAACAAAAGACACAGTCACAGCTAATCAATTTACAGAATTACGATATCTGTACCAAAGGGAAAACGAAGTGCCCCCTCCCGGGCAAGGCAGTAATAATTGGGCAGTATCAGGAGAGAAAACACAGTCCGGCTTTCCTATTCTTTGTAATGATCCTCATTTAAGATTGACATTACCCTCCATATGGTTCGAAAATCATATTAATACCCCTACCATCGATGCTTACGGGGTATCTGTACCTGGGATACCATTCATTTTGATTGGTTTTAATAAAAATGTCGCTTGGGGCGAAACAAATGTTGGACAAGATGTCGCCGACTGGTATCAGATTAATTGGACCGATTCCTCTCACCAGTCGTACTTAATTGATGGTGAAGTCAGAAAAGTGACAACCAAAATAGAAGAAATCAGGTTAAAAAACAAAGCCTCTATCTTCGATACTGTGAGATACACTGATTGGGGACCAGTCGTGACTGAAAAAATAAATGATGCCCACCATGGACTAGCTTATCATTGGATTGCTCATGAAATTCCTGACAAATTTGAAAGTGCTACCTTCTTAAATCTCATGAAAGCAAAAAATTATGATGACTATTACAATGCACTCAAAAACTATTCAAATCCAGCCCAAAATTTCGTTTTTGCATCCAACGGTGGTGATATAGCCCTCACTGTAAATGGAAATCTTCCAATAAAAAGGATCGGCCAGGGACTTTTTGTTCAGGATGGAGCTACTTCAGCTAATGCCTGGCATGGTTTTATCCCGTACGAGCATTTGCCAAGAGTAAAAAACCCACCAAGAGGTTTTGTATCTAGTGCCAATCAGCATAGTACAGATCCTTCTTACCCCTATTATTATAATGGTGACTTTGAAAACTACAGAGGCCGCATCATTAATAATGCCCTATCAGGTAAGAACAATTTGACTCCAATAGATATGATGCAGCTTCAGAATAGCACTTTTAGTTTAAAAGCTCAAGAAACGCTGCCCTTATTATTATCCTTGTTGGATAATACCACTTTGACTTCTGAACAAAGTGAAGCAGTTAAGGTCCTTCGCGATTGGGATTTTTCATATGACTCCGCTTCAATTGGGGCATTAATTTTTCATACATGGTTCAGATCCTTTTACAAAATGACTTTAGATGAACTGTATTCCTCTAAAGATTCCTCAAATCTATTATATCCTGAAAGTTTCATCATCCATAACTTATTGGATCCTGTTAATTCAAAACACAAAATATTTGATGTAATGTCCACCCCTCAAACAGAGACTGCAAAGGATATTGCCAATACCTCCTTCTTATTCACTCTTAATGAACTCAAGTTTAACTCAAAGACAGCTCAGTCTTGGGGAAAATATTTAAACACCAAAATCCCACATATGGCCAATCTTCCTGGATTTTCATCAGAAATTCTTCTTACAGGAGGTACCAGCGATGTTTTGAACGCCATTTCAAATGGTTCTGGCCCATCTTGGAGAATGATCGTCGAATTATCAAAGGATTCGCCTAAAGCACACGTGATCTTTCCAGGTGGCCAAAGCGGCCATCCCGGATCGAAGTATTATGCAAATATGATAAATGACTGGAAAACTGGTAGTTATCAAACTGCCAAATTCATGGGTAGATCTTCGATCGAAGGTAATTCAAGAGTCCAATCTTTTTAA